One genomic region from Rattus norvegicus strain BN/NHsdMcwi chromosome 10, GRCr8, whole genome shotgun sequence encodes:
- the Marf1l1 gene encoding meiosis regulator and mRNA stability factor 1-like gives MNDKAEECVNLTSLYLFAKNVRSLLHTYHYQQIFLHEFAMAYTKYVGETLQPKTYGYSSVEELLGAIPQVVWIKGHGHKRIVVLKNDMKNRLSSFDLSPVNHEDQPAVSRQILEVPKPHLASELHLRTGPSQMEQELVQLANSSPVDLLCAPVPSCLPSPQLRPDPVILQPTDLIQFEEHPQEPLGVLFLNQEEKTEIPIPVKKGNLSCNSSPSSPASASAPPKPSSEAPGLLISKDAVESPAKKQPKNRVKLAANFSFAPVTKL, from the exons ATGAATGATAAGGCAGAAGAGTGTGTGAATCTCACAAGCCTATACTTGTTTGCAAAGAATGTGAGGTCTTTGCTTCATACCTATCACTACCAGCAGATTTTTCTTCATGAATTTGCCATGGCCTATACTAAATATGTAGGAGAAACACTGCAGCCCAAAACTTATGGCTACAGTAGTGTGGAGGAGCTACTGGGAGCCATCCCACAG GTGGTCTGGATAAAAGGACATGGTCATAAGAGAATTGTAGTgttaaaaaatgacatgaaaa ACCGGCTAAGTTCATTTGACCTTTCCCCTGTCAATCATGAAGACCAGCCTGCAGTCAGCAGGCAGATCCTGGAGGTGCCAAAACCCCATCTAGCCTCAGAGCTCCATCTCAGAACAG GACCCAGCCAGATGGAGCAGGAACTTGTGCAATTGGCCAACAGCTCCCCTGTTGACCTTCTCTGTGCTCCTGTTCCTTCATGCCTGCCATCCCCTCAGCTAAGACCAGATCCTGTCATCCTGCAGCCCACTGATCTCATTCAGTTTGAGGAACACCCTCAGGAGCCTTTGG gagttttatttttaaaccaagaagaaaaaacagaaattcCAATACCAGTAAAGAAGGGGAACCTGTCCTGTAACTCCTCACCCAGTAGCCCAGCATCTGCTTCTGCTCCTCCCAAACCCTCCTCAGAAGCCCCCGGGCTACTGATTAGCAAGGATGCAGTGGAAAGCCCAGCAAAAAAGCAGCCCAAAAATAGAGTCAAATTGGCAGCCAACTTTTCTTTTGCACCTGTGACCAAGCTCTAA